Within the Chitinophagales bacterium genome, the region TACTTTGCTTAATACTTTCTTCTCGTGTTTTTGCTTTCTCTTCTACGTTTTTAGCTTTGTCTTCGGCTTTTTCTACCAAGCTTTGGGCATTGGCTTTAGCTTTTTCTAATAAAAGATTTGCTTCATTTTTAGCGGCATTATCTATTTCTTTGGCTTTGCTTCCTGTTAGTAATTTACCAATTACAAACCCTACCAGCAAACCAACTAAAACGCCAACAATTATTAATACTGGGTTCATGTTTGTTTTACTTTTTATTTATTATAAAATAGTAAGCAAAAACGATTATATTTTTAAAAGGAATTAAATAGATAATAAGGATTCTAATTCTTCTATTTGAGCATATAAACTGCTGTTTTCTGAATTAGTATTTTTTTTTGATTCTATATTTTGCACGGCATACATTAATGCACACATAGCTAAATAATCTTGTTTATCTTTTGCCGCATACACCTGCTGAAACTGCATTACCTTGTCATTTATGGCTTTGGCAGCTTTTCTAACCTCTTCTTCCTCTTCCTTTTTTATTTTTAAAGGATAAGGTCTGTCAGCTATTATTACATTTATGTTGATTACATCTTTGTTGTTATCACTCATATTTATTCATTAAGCAAGGCTATGCACTTATCAATTTCTTTTATATATTCGTTTAACTTACGTTTCAATTCTGTTTTTTTAAGCGGTTCTTCTTCTCCGCCTATACTTTTTGCTAATGTAAGCATTTGATTTTTCTCTTTCAACTCTTTTATCAAATTATTTTTTTCATCAGCATCTTTTAACAATGCTAAATTAGCGTTATTAAGTTGTTCTAACTCATTTTTTAGCTCAATGTTTTCATCAAGGAGTATCTTAACTTTGTCTATTATGACTAATAATTTG harbors:
- a CDS encoding cell division protein ZapA — encoded protein: MSDNNKDVININVIIADRPYPLKIKKEEEEEVRKAAKAINDKVMQFQQVYAAKDKQDYLAMCALMYAVQNIESKKNTNSENSSLYAQIEELESLLSI